One Rosa chinensis cultivar Old Blush chromosome 3, RchiOBHm-V2, whole genome shotgun sequence DNA window includes the following coding sequences:
- the LOC112192420 gene encoding AP-3 complex subunit mu isoform X2: protein MPPLMGIEFLCRVADVLTDYLGSLNEDLIKDNFVIVYELLDEMIDNGFPLTTEPNILRDMIAPPNLVNKMLSVVTGNSSNMSDTLPGATSSLIPWRTTDPKYAHNEVYVDLVEEIDTIINRDGVLVKCEIYGEVQVNSHLSGVPDLTLSFSNPSILDDVRFHPCVRFRPWESQQILSFVPPDGQFKLMSYRVRKLKSSPIYVKPQLTSDAGTCRLSVMVGIRNDPGKTIDSITVQFQLPPCILSADLTSNHGTVNILSNKTCSWSIGRIPKDKTPSMSGTLVLEKGLERLHVFPTFQASFRIMGVALSGLQIDKLDLRNLPNRPYKGFRALTKAGQFEVRS from the exons ATGCCACCTTTGATGGGCATTGAG TTCCTTTGCAGGGTAGCTGATGTCCTCACAGATTATCTTGGCAGCTTGAATGAAGACTTGATAAAAGATAACTTTGTTATCGTATATGAG CTTCTGGATGAGATGATTGACAATGGCTTCCCTCTCACTACAGAACCTAACATTCTGAGAGACATGATTGCTCCACCAAATCTTGTTAACAAGATGTTGAGTGTTGTGACAGGCAACAGTTCTAACATGAGTGATACACTTCCAGGTGCAACATCATCTCTGATTCCATGGAGAACAACAGATCCGAAATATGCTCACAATGAAGTTTATGTTGATCTTGTTGAAGAAATAGATACAATAATAAACAG GGATGGGGTCCTGGTGAAATGCGAGATATATGGTGAAGTTCAAGTGAACTCCCATTTATCAGGTGTACCTGATTTGACTCTTTCCTTTTCAAACCCTTCTATTCTTGATGATGTAAGATTCCATCCATGTGTTCGGTTTCGGCCTTGGGAATCCCAGCAAATTCTGTCGTTTGTGCCTCCTGATGGACAGTTCAAGCTAATGAGTTACAG GGTTAGAAAGTTGAAAAGCTCTCCAATCTATGTAAAGCCACAGCTAACCTCAGATGCTGGAACATGTCGTCTTAGTGTGATGGTTGGAATACGAAATGATCCTGGAAAGACCATTGATTCAATAACTGTGCAATTTCAACTGCCTCCATGCATTTTATCAGCTGATCTGACTTCAAATCATGGAACAGTAAACATTCTTTCAAATAAG ACCTGTTCATGGTCAATTGGGCGTATTCCTAAAGATAAAACCCCTTCAATGTCTGGAACATTAGTGCTTGAGAAAGGATTAGAGCGCCTTCATGTGTTCCCCACATTTCAAGCAAGTTTTAGGATCATGGGTGTTGCTCTCTCTGGCTTGCAGATAGATAAGCTCGATTTGAGGAATCTACCAAATCGACCGTACAAGGGCTTTCGAGCACTCACTAAAGCAGGGCAATTTGAAGTTAGGTCGTAA
- the LOC112192420 gene encoding AP-3 complex subunit mu isoform X1 has protein sequence MLQCIFLLSDSGEVMLEKQLTGQRVDRSICVWFWEQAISQGDSSKLQPVIASPTHYLFQILREGITFLACTQVEMPPLMGIEFLCRVADVLTDYLGSLNEDLIKDNFVIVYELLDEMIDNGFPLTTEPNILRDMIAPPNLVNKMLSVVTGNSSNMSDTLPGATSSLIPWRTTDPKYAHNEVYVDLVEEIDTIINRDGVLVKCEIYGEVQVNSHLSGVPDLTLSFSNPSILDDVRFHPCVRFRPWESQQILSFVPPDGQFKLMSYRVRKLKSSPIYVKPQLTSDAGTCRLSVMVGIRNDPGKTIDSITVQFQLPPCILSADLTSNHGTVNILSNKTCSWSIGRIPKDKTPSMSGTLVLEKGLERLHVFPTFQASFRIMGVALSGLQIDKLDLRNLPNRPYKGFRALTKAGQFEVRS, from the exons atgTTGCAGTGCATATTTCTGCTATCTGATTCGGG TGAGGTAATGCTGGAGAAACAGCTAACTGGGCAGCGTGTAGACCGTTCGATATGTGTATGGTTCTGGGAACAAGCCATTTCTCAAGGTGATTCCTCCAAG CTGCAACCAGTAATTGCTTCACCAACACATTACCTTTTCCAAATTCTTCGCGAGGGGATAACATTTTTAGCTTGTACCCAAGTTGAAATGCCACCTTTGATGGGCATTGAG TTCCTTTGCAGGGTAGCTGATGTCCTCACAGATTATCTTGGCAGCTTGAATGAAGACTTGATAAAAGATAACTTTGTTATCGTATATGAG CTTCTGGATGAGATGATTGACAATGGCTTCCCTCTCACTACAGAACCTAACATTCTGAGAGACATGATTGCTCCACCAAATCTTGTTAACAAGATGTTGAGTGTTGTGACAGGCAACAGTTCTAACATGAGTGATACACTTCCAGGTGCAACATCATCTCTGATTCCATGGAGAACAACAGATCCGAAATATGCTCACAATGAAGTTTATGTTGATCTTGTTGAAGAAATAGATACAATAATAAACAG GGATGGGGTCCTGGTGAAATGCGAGATATATGGTGAAGTTCAAGTGAACTCCCATTTATCAGGTGTACCTGATTTGACTCTTTCCTTTTCAAACCCTTCTATTCTTGATGATGTAAGATTCCATCCATGTGTTCGGTTTCGGCCTTGGGAATCCCAGCAAATTCTGTCGTTTGTGCCTCCTGATGGACAGTTCAAGCTAATGAGTTACAG GGTTAGAAAGTTGAAAAGCTCTCCAATCTATGTAAAGCCACAGCTAACCTCAGATGCTGGAACATGTCGTCTTAGTGTGATGGTTGGAATACGAAATGATCCTGGAAAGACCATTGATTCAATAACTGTGCAATTTCAACTGCCTCCATGCATTTTATCAGCTGATCTGACTTCAAATCATGGAACAGTAAACATTCTTTCAAATAAG ACCTGTTCATGGTCAATTGGGCGTATTCCTAAAGATAAAACCCCTTCAATGTCTGGAACATTAGTGCTTGAGAAAGGATTAGAGCGCCTTCATGTGTTCCCCACATTTCAAGCAAGTTTTAGGATCATGGGTGTTGCTCTCTCTGGCTTGCAGATAGATAAGCTCGATTTGAGGAATCTACCAAATCGACCGTACAAGGGCTTTCGAGCACTCACTAAAGCAGGGCAATTTGAAGTTAGGTCGTAA